In Nitrospinota bacterium, one DNA window encodes the following:
- a CDS encoding class I SAM-dependent methyltransferase: MSKIVSRGHDAFGEAWRAEFEAMLQTMFSGNGESLRNAASGYLKFSLDAMRLQKQFEKDRTYQFTSYDTARAAVYDNAEYMNGLYLPGILISHFLWPHHYRQSRFFRKEFLPRVQNAGNIRFCDVGVGTGFYSHFLLSEAPHAMGDGFDISPHSLDFAARMMAAAGFSGRWTPHKRDIVADTPGEQWPFLLCVEVLEHLEDPLTFLKTLRKMLQNGGSGFVTAAITAPNEDHIYLYNNCEEVIAQLHAAGFSIDTYFEDAAYSPRKDEPVPRLGAFIVR, translated from the coding sequence ATGAGCAAAATAGTTTCCCGGGGACATGATGCGTTCGGTGAAGCGTGGCGCGCGGAATTTGAAGCAATGCTGCAAACAATGTTCAGCGGTAACGGGGAGAGCTTGAGGAACGCCGCCAGCGGCTACCTAAAATTTTCGCTTGATGCAATGCGCCTGCAAAAACAGTTTGAAAAAGACCGGACATATCAATTTACCTCGTACGATACCGCCCGCGCGGCGGTTTATGATAATGCGGAATACATGAATGGCCTTTACCTGCCGGGCATTCTCATAAGCCACTTTCTTTGGCCCCACCATTACCGGCAGTCACGCTTTTTCCGCAAAGAGTTTCTGCCCCGCGTACAAAATGCGGGAAACATCCGTTTCTGCGATGTGGGGGTGGGAACCGGCTTTTACAGCCATTTTCTCCTGTCGGAAGCGCCCCATGCGATGGGGGATGGTTTCGATATCAGTCCTCACTCGCTGGACTTTGCCGCACGGATGATGGCCGCCGCCGGGTTTTCGGGGCGGTGGACGCCGCATAAGCGCGACATCGTGGCCGATACGCCCGGAGAGCAGTGGCCATTCCTGCTCTGCGTTGAAGTTCTCGAGCACCTGGAAGATCCGCTTACGTTCCTTAAGACGCTAAGAAAAATGCTTCAGAACGGCGGTTCGGGATTCGTTACCGCCGCCATCACGGCGCCTAATGAAGACCACATTTACCTGTACAATAATTGCGAAGAAGTTATCGCGCAGCTGCACGCCGCGGGATTTTCCATCGACACCTACTTCGAGGACGCCGCCTATTCGCCGCGCAAGGATGAGCCGGTTCCGAGATTAGGCGCCTTTATCGTTAGATGA
- a CDS encoding HAD-IIIC family phosphatase, whose amino-acid sequence MRRLLNYPFDPFVILKKKKEIRRRIIEEASAASPSYFQPLPVKIAILGGSTTAEIKDILDLFLLKFGIHASFYESAYNKFYEEGAFPNPRLSEFAPDIIYVHTTKMNITSFPGIHDSREAADGKLREQMGHFVTLWEALRSTYGATVIQNNFELPSHRIYGNLDFADYRGKVNFVSRLNMEFATYASEKDRFYIHDLNYLSACFGLEKWHDKTFWHTYKYAMCYEAIPHIAHNLSNMIKALYGRSRRAAVLDLDNTLWGGEVGDDGAEHIRIGPDTPLGEAHTAFQLYLGDLNARGVLLTIASKNDPAIAAEGLKHPGNVLRPENYSAVRANFAPKDGNIMEISREINISPEMMVFIDDNPAERALVEAQISGIAVPDIGADATRYIRFIDREGYFEPASLHEDDLHRSSYYLKNAEREDHRQKFTSYEDYLASLAMKAEITHFRKNALERIHQLVHKTNQFNLTGQKYSTSKLNEVMSDKGHICLQARLTDVFGDNGLVSVLIGSIKDNGLHIDLWLMSCRVLNRALEQAMLDVLIHHAIGKGIKTLWGYYTPTARNRLVAGFYQSIGFQPVDSGSPVNAVWQFDLTEGYNAKNTLIKVTHD is encoded by the coding sequence GTGAGGCGGCTGCTCAATTACCCTTTCGACCCGTTTGTCATTCTTAAAAAGAAAAAAGAGATTCGAAGGCGCATCATCGAGGAAGCATCCGCCGCTTCTCCCTCTTACTTCCAGCCGCTACCGGTTAAGATCGCCATCCTGGGCGGCTCCACTACGGCGGAAATAAAGGATATCCTGGATTTGTTCCTTTTGAAGTTCGGCATCCATGCATCGTTCTACGAATCCGCCTACAACAAATTCTACGAGGAAGGCGCATTTCCCAACCCGCGGCTGTCGGAATTCGCTCCGGATATAATCTATGTGCATACCACCAAAATGAATATCACCTCTTTCCCCGGGATACATGACAGCCGGGAAGCGGCCGATGGGAAATTGCGCGAGCAGATGGGACATTTCGTAACTTTATGGGAGGCGTTGCGCTCCACATACGGAGCCACTGTGATTCAAAACAATTTTGAACTTCCTTCCCACCGCATATACGGAAACCTTGATTTTGCCGACTATCGCGGAAAAGTCAATTTCGTCAGCCGACTCAATATGGAGTTCGCCACATACGCTTCTGAAAAAGACCGGTTTTACATTCACGACCTGAATTACCTTTCCGCGTGTTTTGGGCTGGAAAAATGGCACGACAAAACCTTCTGGCACACATACAAATACGCCATGTGTTATGAAGCGATCCCGCACATTGCCCACAACCTTTCAAATATGATCAAGGCCCTGTATGGCAGAAGCCGCCGGGCGGCTGTGTTGGATCTGGATAATACGCTGTGGGGAGGGGAGGTTGGCGACGATGGCGCCGAGCATATACGTATCGGGCCTGATACTCCTTTGGGCGAAGCGCATACGGCCTTTCAACTGTACTTGGGCGACCTTAATGCGCGGGGCGTTTTGCTGACCATTGCGTCTAAAAACGATCCCGCAATTGCCGCCGAGGGCCTAAAGCATCCGGGCAACGTGCTGAGGCCGGAAAATTATTCGGCGGTCAGGGCCAATTTCGCGCCAAAAGACGGAAATATCATGGAAATTTCGCGTGAAATCAACATCAGTCCTGAAATGATGGTTTTTATTGATGACAACCCCGCTGAACGCGCTTTGGTGGAAGCTCAGATTTCAGGCATCGCCGTGCCGGATATAGGAGCGGATGCAACCCGCTACATCAGGTTCATTGACAGGGAAGGCTACTTTGAACCAGCCTCCCTGCACGAGGACGATCTTCACCGTTCCTCTTACTACCTGAAAAATGCCGAACGGGAAGATCATCGCCAAAAATTTACCTCCTATGAGGATTACCTTGCCTCCCTCGCAATGAAAGCGGAGATTACCCATTTCAGGAAAAATGCATTGGAGCGCATTCACCAACTGGTGCATAAAACCAACCAGTTCAATTTGACCGGCCAAAAATATTCCACAAGCAAACTAAACGAAGTGATGTCGGATAAAGGCCACATCTGCCTGCAGGCCCGGCTCACGGATGTTTTCGGCGATAACGGCCTGGTGTCCGTGTTGATCGGATCGATCAAAGATAACGGTCTTCACATTGACCTGTGGCTGATGAGTTGCCGCGTCCTGAACCGCGCTTTAGAGCAGGCCATGTTGGATGTCCTTATCCACCATGCCATCGGAAAAGGGATAAAGACATTGTGGGGATACTATACGCCCACCGCCCGTAACCGCTTGGTGGCGGGATTCTACCAATCCATCGGCTTTCAACCTGTCGATAGCGGTTCACCGGTGAATGCGGTGTGGCAATTCGATTTGACTGAAGGATATAATGCAAAAAACACGCTGATAAAGGTAACCCATGACTAA
- a CDS encoding acyl carrier protein, which translates to MTNKQIFEKTQDVFREIFDQPGLVIQRSTSANDLEEWDSLNHINLVVSIEKEFGIKFALGELETLKDVGGMLDLIHRKLTGL; encoded by the coding sequence ATGACTAATAAACAGATTTTTGAAAAAACCCAGGATGTCTTTAGGGAAATATTTGACCAGCCCGGCCTCGTCATCCAACGCTCCACATCGGCCAACGATTTGGAGGAATGGGACTCGCTTAACCATATAAACCTCGTCGTCTCCATCGAAAAGGAATTTGGAATAAAATTCGCCTTGGGCGAACTGGAGACTCTGAAGGACGTGGGGGGCATGCTTGACCTCATACACCGAAAGTTGACTGGCTTGTGA
- a CDS encoding dehydratase has product MGAEFMVGITHENMAAFRRMSGDENPLHIDPVFAREAGFKDNVVYGMLVAAYYSTLVGMYLPGRFALLHGVDVSFQKPVFLGESLTVRGEITYLNEAFKQMEIKASIINQDNVIISKAKIKTGVRQ; this is encoded by the coding sequence ATGGGCGCGGAATTCATGGTTGGCATCACCCATGAAAACATGGCCGCTTTCCGTCGCATGTCTGGTGACGAAAACCCCCTCCACATCGATCCGGTTTTTGCCCGCGAGGCTGGCTTTAAAGATAATGTTGTCTACGGCATGTTGGTGGCTGCCTACTATTCCACATTGGTTGGAATGTACCTTCCCGGCAGATTTGCATTGTTGCACGGGGTGGATGTCTCGTTCCAAAAGCCGGTGTTCCTCGGCGAATCGCTCACAGTCAGGGGCGAAATAACCTATCTCAACGAAGCATTCAAGCAAATGGAAATCAAGGCATCCATCATTAATCAGGATAATGTTATTATC